GGGAGGGGGTATACGGCAGCCCTCATCCCGGCCCGGAGGCGAGCCTCCCCCTAGAGGGGAGGGGAAATTTTTATAGTCCCGAAGGACGAATTCCCGGCAGATTGGTCTTGACATTTACCATCGCATAATCTACCATGTCAGTCGGGAAATAAGCGGGGCGATTGGCTCCAGATCGGCTCATTCTTCTGTTATAATAACCCGCCGAAAACCGGTGAAAGGTAAACCCATGAAGGTCCTGCGCATGGATAAGAGGCACCTGGCCGCCCTCCTGGAGATACTCCGGAGGTGGGGCGAGGTACACGTGCCGGTGAAGCACGGGGTGAACTCCCACCGCTGGGAGCCGTACACCGAACTCGAAAAGGTCGCCTACGACGCCCTGCGCACCGTCATCCCGGCGAAGAAGTACTTCTATCGGCCCCGGGAGACCATGTTCCGCTTCGACACGCGGGAGGGCTACAAGTCGGAGAACACCGGCCTCACCGAGCGCCTCGTCCTCTTCGGCATCCACCCCTGCGGAATGCACGCCCTGGAGACCCTGGACAACCTCTTCGCCGGGCGCTACGCGGACAATTACTACTTCACCCGGCGCGAAAACATCATGATAGTCGCCACCAGTTGCATCCCCGACAAGCACTGCTTCTGCAAGTCCATGGGCACCGACGCCATAGACGAGGGCTTCGACCTGTTTCTCACCGACCTGGGCGACGCCTTCCTGGTCGGTGTGGGCACCTCGCGTGGCGACGACGTGGTCTCCCACCGCCCCGAGCTTTTTACCGAGGTGGACGAGGGGTTCACCCAGCGCTACCTCGAGTTCCGCCGGCGGCGGGAGCAGGCCTACAGCCTGACGCTGGAAATCAGCGACCTGCCCACGATTCTGGACCTGGAGTACGAGAGCCCTATCTGGGACAAGCTGGGCGAACGCTGCTACTCCTGCGGCTCCTGCTCCATGGTCTGCCCGACCTGCACCTGCTACGACGTCCACGACGCGCTGGATCTGACCGGCGGCGGCGCGCGCATGCGTGAATGGGACTGCTGCCTCTTCCGGGAACACGCGCTGG
Above is a window of bacterium DNA encoding:
- a CDS encoding 4Fe-4S dicluster domain-containing protein gives rise to the protein MKVLRMDKRHLAALLEILRRWGEVHVPVKHGVNSHRWEPYTELEKVAYDALRTVIPAKKYFYRPRETMFRFDTREGYKSENTGLTERLVLFGIHPCGMHALETLDNLFAGRYADNYYFTRRENIMIVATSCIPDKHCFCKSMGTDAIDEGFDLFLTDLGDAFLVGVGTSRGDDVVSHRPELFTEVDEGFTQRYLEFRRRREQAYSLTLEISDLPTILDLEYESPIWDKLGERCYSCGSCSMVCPTCTCYDVHDALDLTGGGARMREWDCCLFREHALVAGGHNASSAARRR